The DNA window TACGCGCTGGCGACGGCCCTCGTGCTTGGCGGCCTCTTCGGCTTCATCAACTCGGCCCAGCAAGTCTTCGTCGAGATCTTCGACACCGGCGTGTTCTTTCCGGTCGCCTTCGCCAGCATCGCGCTCTTCATGGCGCTCTCGTCCTACGTCAACTCCAAGGTCGTGGAACGCCTCGGCATGCGCCTCGTCTCGCACAGCGCGCTGGTCGGCTTCGTCGGCTTGAGCCTGCTCCACACGATCCTGATCCTCTCCGGCATCGAGAACCTCTGGAGCTTCCTCCTCATCCAGGCCGCGACCATGTTCTGCTTCGGCTTCGTGATGTCGAACTTCAACGCCATGGCGATGGAGCCGCTGGGACATATCGCGGGCGCGGCCTCCTCGGCGCTCGGTTTCTGGACCACGGTCGGCGGCGCGCTCTGCGGCTACGTGATCGGCCAGCGCTACGACGGCACCACCCTGCCGCTCGCCGCCGGTTTCGCCATCCTCGGCGCGCTCGCGCTGGTGCTCGTCTTCCTGACCGAGGGCGGCCGGCTCTTCCACGCCCGCAACGTTCCCGCGGAATAGATCGCGGCGCCGATATCCGCCGGCGTTTACCTTCTCCGAGAACTTCGCCCGCGAAGTGAGCGCGGGCGGATTGCCTGCGCCGCAATGCTGACGCAAACTGCCGGGACATTAAGACTTTGTTAACGCCACCGGTGGCGGACGGTGGCCCGGCGGGATTCCCTCAGATGGCATCAGCTCTGCGCGACGGCGTCAGCGGGCTCGACGTGACCATGCGGCTGACCCTGGCCGTGCTGGCGCTTGCGTCCGGCGTCTACACCTATCTCGGCGTGCGCGACCTGCTCGACGGCGCGCCGGTGCTCACCTTCCTCGCCGCCCTCATCTATTCGGCGGCGGTGTCGGTGGCGATCTTCGCCTTCTGGTCCTTCCTGATGCGCTTCCTGCCGCATGTGAAGGACGTCGGCAGCCGTATCTATCTCACCATCGCCATGGCGCTCGGCGCGCTGATGATCGTCGCCATGTCGTCCTGGCTGAACGCGGCGGCGCTTGCCGGCTCGGCGGCCATCGAGCAGCATCTCGCCGTCACCCTGCAGGCCTATACCCGCGACCTCGACGCAGCCCACAACCGCGCCCTCGGCGCGCAGAGCCTCCTGCCCGACATCCAGCTCGCCTCGACCCGTTTTGCCCGCCTTGCCGAGGCCGAACGCGGCGGCGCGCTGACCGGCACCGGCGGTTCGGGCACCGTCGTCCAGCTCCTGAGCCAGATGTCGACCCAGCTCGACGATCTCGGCAACGAGGTCAAGCAAAGCGCCGACCGCGCCAAGTCGCTCTACGAGGAAGGCGGCGGCTATCTGGCCCAGATGCGCGAGCTCGTCTCCGGCCAGGGGCCGATCAAGGCGCGCAGCGATGCCTTCGCGGCCGAGGCGCTGAAGCTCGTCGGCACCATCGCGGCGCTGGAGCAGACCTCCATGGCCCCCGCCGTCAAGCGCGCGGCGGACGATCTTGCCTCAGGCTTCATCGCCCCCGCCGCAGACGGACGCACGGCGGACCTTGCCGGCCGCCAGACCGAAGTGGTCGGCAGCGTGGAAAAGGCCGTCTCCGTGCAGGCCGGCGCGCTCGCCAAGGCCGCCGACGCCATTGCCTCCGAGCCCGCCGTCGAGCCTGCCCGCTTCCAGCCGCTCTCCACCGCCGAGGCGGTGCTGCGCTATGCCGGCGACTTCCTGCCGAGCTGGGCGGGCGCCATCTCCATCGACCTCCTGCCAGCCGTCCTCGTGCTGATCCTCTGCGTCGTCGAGGCGGCGATCCGGCGCGAGGGCCGGCAGGAGATCGCCGAGACCATGAGCGCCGCCGATCTCATCGCGGCGATGCGCCTGCTCCGCGAGGTCGACGGCGAACGGGCGCTGGCCCAGGCAGAGCGACTGGTCGAGCCGGAGGCGGACACCTTGGATGCCCCCACCGCAGCCGCCGATGCCAGCGTGACGCAATTGCCGCCAAGGGGGCTGAAGCGGGAATGAGCGCCGACGCACCTCAGGCCAATGGGCGTTTCGCCACCTGGCGCCGGGCGTTCTTCAGGAACCCCGACGAGGCCATCCTGCGCGTCGTCTTCGTCGCCCTTCTGATGGTGGCCTCGGTTGCCATCGGCACCGACTTCGGCGAACGCCTCGCCGCGCAGCAGGCCGAACGGGCCAGGGCGCCGGCGGAACAGCTGGCCACCCCCAACCTGCCGTCCGCACGGCCGGGCGTCATCGATCCGGCCCATTCGAAGCCTGCGGGCGACGGGCCCGATCTGTCGCAGCCGATGACCCTTGAACTGCTGGCGAACGGCCGGCTGGAGGCGACCGGCACCATCGTTGCCGGCACGGCGGAGCGCCTGACGGACGAACTCGACAAGCGCGGCAGCTACGTGACGACGGTGGTGCTGAATTCGCCGGGCGGTTCGGTGTCCGACGCGATCGCCATGGCGCGCACGATCCGGGCGCATGGCCTGACCACGCAGGTGGAAAAGGACGGCCGCTGCGCCTCGTCGTGCCCGCTGGTCTTTTCCGGCGGCTCGGAGCGGATCGCCGCCGAAGGCGCCGCCATCGGCGTGCATCAGGTCTTCTCCGTCGCCAGCGCCGCCGAACTGATCGGCCAGTCCCTGCCCGAGGGTCTTGCGGAGGGCCAGCGCATCACCGCCGAATGCCAGCGCCTGCTGGTCGACATGGGCGT is part of the Hartmannibacter diazotrophicus genome and encodes:
- a CDS encoding ATP-dependent Clp protease proteolytic subunit, whose translation is MSADAPQANGRFATWRRAFFRNPDEAILRVVFVALLMVASVAIGTDFGERLAAQQAERARAPAEQLATPNLPSARPGVIDPAHSKPAGDGPDLSQPMTLELLANGRLEATGTIVAGTAERLTDELDKRGSYVTTVVLNSPGGSVSDAIAMARTIRAHGLTTQVEKDGRCASSCPLVFSGGSERIAAEGAAIGVHQVFSVASAAELIGQSLPEGLAEGQRITAECQRLLVDMGVDPRVWIHALETPPRQIFYFTGDELKEFALATTVE